A single window of Ananas comosus cultivar F153 linkage group 17, ASM154086v1, whole genome shotgun sequence DNA harbors:
- the LOC109723132 gene encoding probable uridine nucleosidase 2: MGDAETQKKKKKIIIDTDPGIDDAMAIFVALNSPEIEVIGLTTIYGNVYTTLATRNALHLLEVAERNDIPVAEGSHVTMMKVTKLRIASFVHGSDGLGNQNFPPPKGKAIDQSAAAFLVEKANQYPGEVTVVALGPLTNIALAIELDPAFPKKIGQIVILGGAFSVNGNVNPAAEANIFGDPEAADIVFTCGADILAVGINVTHQVILTEADRDKLQNSNGRFAQYLCKIIGFYFSYHEEAYCTKGVYLHDPAALLAAVNPSLFTYSEGVVRVQTCGIMRGLTIFDNTKKRYAEVTEWTNKPMVKVAVTVDAQAMVDLVMERLMNS, encoded by the exons ATGGGAGATGCGGAGacgcagaagaagaagaagaagatcatcatCGACACCGATCCCGGCATAG ATGATGCGATGGCGATATTCGTAGCGCTTAATTCCCCGGAGATTGAGGTGATTGGGCTCACGACGATATATGGGAATGTGTACACGACGCTGGCCACGAGAAATGCTCTGCATTTG TTGGAGGTTGCTGAAAGGAATGACATACCAGTGGCCGAGGGATCTCATGTAACAATGATG AAAGTTACAAAGCTTCGCATCGCTAGCTTTGTTCATGGTTCGGATGGGCTTGGAAACCAGAACTTTCCTCCGCCAAAAGGGAAGGCAATCGATCAGTCAGCTGCTGCTTTTCTTGTTGAAAAAGCAAATCAGTATCCTGGAGAAGTTACTGTGGTAGCACTTGGCCCGCTGACAAATATTGCTTTG GCTATTGAACTTGATCCTGCATTTCCAAAGAAGATAGGGCAAATTGTTATTCTTGGTGGTGCATTTTCAGTAAATGGGAATGTTAATCCAGCGGCTGAGGCAAAT ATCTTTGGTGATCCTGAAGCTGCTGATATTGTGTTCACCTGTGGAGCAGATATCTTGGCTGTGGGAATAAATGTAACACATCAAGTCATTCTTACAG AAGCTGATCGTGACAAGCTTCAAAATTCCAATGGCAGATTTGCTCAATACTTGTGCAAGATCATAGGGTTTTATTTTTCATACCATGAGGAGGCCTATTGTACAAAAG GTGTTTACCTTCACGACCCAGCAGCACTTCTTGCCGCGGTCAATCCTTCATTGTTTACTTACAGTGAGGGTGTTGTGCGGGTTCAAACATGTGGAATCATGAGGGGTCTTACTATATTCGATAATACGAAGAAAAG GTACGCAGAAGTCACAGAGTGGACCAATAAGCCCATGGTCAAGGTCGCTGTCACTGTTGATGCCCAGGCTATGGTAGACTTGGTGATGGAAAGGCTTATGAATTCTTAG
- the LOC109723130 gene encoding la-related protein 6B, giving the protein MAQEIPDQTLEIPEDPIASPGPDPAEPALARSGSASRLNARAPEFVPRAAAVIHVFPAAPPSPTFFASGAVPGAFEYYGVGGAGFGEHEVVQGPVDPDPAPAPPTVPAKEGLSDEVVQKITKQVEYYFSDANLATTEHLMRFITKDSEGFVPISVIAAFKKIKALVHNNSLLANALRTSSKLVVSDDGKKVRRQQPFTEADVEELQSRIVVAENLPEDHCYQNLMKVFSAVGSVKTIRTCYPQTPNGTAPVTNRSAKLDMLFANKLHAFVEYETIDDAEKAVAELNDERNWRSGLRVRLLNRCMTKQGVGRGRKGGHEGDGNGEEEDVSTSDHPHEKHLEDNSQLSEPMHEHVAEESFNEKETGIRRGKGRGRGRGRGRGHHNNRNGGNHHVGTPPSSHPIHNEPPAGANKQPPGPRMPDGTRGFTMGRGKLLTSTSTT; this is encoded by the exons ATGGCGCAGGAGATCCccgatcaaaccctagaaatccccgAGGACCCGATCGCGTC CCCCGGCCCCGATCCCGCCGAGCCCGCGCTCGCGCGGAGCGGATCCGCCAGCCGACTCAACGCCCGGGCGCCGGAGTTCGTCCCGCGCGCCGCGGCGGTGATCCACGTGTTcccggcggcgccgccgagcCCGACGTTCTTCGCCTCCGGTGCGGTCCCGGGAGCTTTCGAGTATTATGGGGTCGGAGGCGCAGGCTTTGGGGAGCACGAGGTGGTTCAGGGGCCGGTTGATCCAgatccggcgccggcgccgccgacgGTGCCGGCCAAGGAGGGTCTTTCGGATGAGGTTGTTCAGAAGATCACCAAGCAG GTGGAATATTATTTCAGTGATGCAAACCTGGCAACTACTGAACACTTGATGAGGTTTATTACTAAAGATTCAGAGGGATTCG TACCAATATCAGTTATCGCTGCTTTTAAGAAAATCAAAGCTTTAGTCCACAACAATTCCTTGCTTGCTAATGCTCTCCGGACATCCTCGAAACTT GTTGTTAGCGATGATGGGAAAAAAGTCCGGCGTCAGCAGCCCTTTACAGAAGCAGATGTGGAAGAACTCCAG TCACGCATTGTTGTTGCTGAGAATCTACCAGAGGATCATTGTTACCAGAACCTTATGAAGGTTTTCTCTGCTGTTGGCAG TGTCAAGACAATACGTACCTGCTATCCTCAGACTCCCAATGGTACTGCTCCTGTAACTAACAGGTCTGCCAAACTGGATATGCTTTTCGCCAACAAG CTGCATGCGTTTGTGGAGTACGAGACTATTGATGATGCCGAGAAAGCA GTTGCTGAGCTAAATGATGAGAGGAACTGGAGAAGTGGGCTCAGAGTTCGTTTACTGAACAGATGCATG ACAAAGCAAGGGGTAGGGCGAGGACGAAAGGGAGGGCATGAAGGTGATGGGAatggagaggaggaggatgtCTCCACATCAGACCACCCACATGAGAAGCATCTGGAAGATAACTCTCAACTATCTGAACCAATGCATGAGCATGTG GCAGAGGAGAGCTTCAATGAGAAGGAAACCGGCATAAGGCGAGGGAAAGGCCGTGGCCGCGGGAGGGGACGAGGGCGTGGCCACCACAATAACCGCAATGGAGGGAACCACCATGTTGGCACTCCGCCCTCTAGCCACCCGATTCACAACGAGCCACCAGCTGGTGCAAATAAACAGCCTCCCGGACCTCGGATGCCAGATGGGACAAGAGGATTCACGATGGGCAGGGGAAAGCTGCTGACATCAACCAGCACCACTTGA